From Xylanibacter oryzae DSM 17970, a single genomic window includes:
- the metG gene encoding methionine--tRNA ligase, with protein sequence MEQKNYKRTTVTAALPYANGGVHIGHLAGVYVPADIYVRYLRLKKQDVKFICGSDEHGVPITIRAKKEGCTPQDVVDRYHKMIKDSFHDFGISFDIYSRTTSETQTKVASDFFRKLYDEGKLIEKTSKQYYDEEAHQFLADRYIMGECPHCHNLKAYGDQCEKCGSDLSPLELINPHSTISGSEPVLKETKNWYLPLNEYQDWLKKWILDGHKEWRPNVYGQCKSWLDMNLQPRAMTRDLDWGIPVPVDGADGKVLYVWFDAPIGYISNTKELMPNDWEKWWKDPETRLVHFIGKDNIVFHCIVFPVMLKAHGDYILPDNVPANEFLNLEGDKISTSRNWAVWLHEYLVDLPNKQDVLRYVLTANAPETKDNDFTWKDFQARNNNELVAVYGNFVNRALQLTKKYFNGIVPECGELLDIDKQALDEFKDVKKNVENLLNIFKFRDAQKEAMNLARIGNKYITDCEPWHVAKTDMERVKTILYISLQLVANLAIAFEPFLPFSSDKLRKMLNMESFDWNQLGNTDLLKAGHQLAEPELLFEKIEDEVIEKQVQKLLDTKKANEEASYKAKEIKKTITFDDFEKLDIRVGHIKNCEKVKKADKLLKFTIDDGSGKDRTIVSGIAKFYNPEELIGKDVCFIANLAPRTLKGIESQGMILSAENFDGNLSVTTIDKVVKPGSEVK encoded by the coding sequence ATGGAACAGAAAAATTATAAACGTACAACTGTTACCGCCGCCCTGCCATATGCCAACGGTGGTGTTCATATCGGTCACCTGGCAGGTGTCTATGTACCTGCTGATATATATGTCCGTTACCTGCGTCTTAAAAAGCAAGACGTTAAGTTTATCTGTGGTTCTGATGAGCATGGCGTGCCTATCACTATACGCGCAAAGAAAGAAGGATGCACTCCACAGGATGTAGTAGACCGCTACCATAAGATGATTAAGGACAGTTTTCATGATTTCGGTATAAGTTTTGATATATATAGTCGTACAACTTCTGAAACTCAGACTAAAGTCGCTTCTGATTTCTTCAGGAAACTTTATGATGAAGGCAAATTGATTGAGAAAACCAGCAAACAGTATTATGATGAGGAGGCTCATCAATTTCTGGCCGATCGGTATATTATGGGAGAATGCCCACACTGTCATAACCTTAAAGCTTATGGGGATCAGTGCGAGAAATGCGGTTCAGACCTCTCACCTCTTGAATTAATAAATCCACATAGTACAATAAGTGGTTCTGAACCAGTATTGAAGGAAACAAAGAACTGGTACCTACCGCTTAATGAATATCAAGACTGGTTGAAAAAATGGATTCTAGATGGCCATAAAGAATGGCGCCCTAATGTATACGGTCAGTGTAAAAGTTGGCTGGATATGAACCTACAACCTCGTGCTATGACACGCGACCTGGATTGGGGAATTCCGGTACCAGTAGATGGAGCTGATGGAAAAGTACTTTATGTATGGTTTGATGCCCCTATTGGATATATATCTAACACTAAGGAACTGATGCCTAATGACTGGGAAAAATGGTGGAAAGACCCAGAGACTCGTCTAGTGCACTTTATCGGCAAAGATAACATTGTATTCCATTGCATCGTATTCCCTGTAATGCTTAAAGCACACGGAGATTATATTCTGCCAGACAATGTACCTGCAAACGAATTCCTTAACCTAGAAGGTGATAAGATATCTACATCACGCAATTGGGCTGTATGGCTCCATGAATATTTAGTAGACTTACCCAACAAACAGGATGTGTTGCGCTATGTTCTTACAGCTAACGCGCCTGAAACAAAAGACAACGACTTTACTTGGAAAGACTTTCAGGCTCGTAATAACAATGAACTAGTAGCTGTATACGGCAATTTCGTTAACCGTGCATTACAGCTCACCAAGAAGTATTTCAATGGAATAGTTCCTGAATGCGGAGAATTGCTTGACATCGACAAACAAGCTCTTGACGAATTCAAGGACGTAAAAAAGAATGTGGAGAACTTGCTAAATATCTTCAAATTCCGCGATGCACAGAAAGAGGCAATGAATCTGGCCCGTATAGGTAACAAATACATTACCGACTGCGAACCATGGCATGTAGCTAAGACTGATATGGAGCGAGTAAAGACTATCCTTTACATCTCACTGCAATTGGTAGCTAATCTCGCCATCGCATTTGAACCATTCCTGCCTTTCAGCAGCGACAAGTTGCGTAAAATGTTAAATATGGAATCTTTTGATTGGAATCAGTTGGGTAATACAGACTTACTGAAAGCCGGCCATCAGTTGGCAGAACCGGAACTTCTGTTCGAGAAAATAGAGGATGAAGTAATAGAAAAACAAGTTCAGAAGCTCCTTGATACAAAGAAAGCTAACGAAGAGGCCAGCTATAAAGCAAAGGAAATAAAGAAGACTATCACATTCGATGATTTCGAAAAACTGGATATTCGTGTGGGACATATCAAGAACTGTGAGAAAGTTAAGAAAGCTGATAAACTCCTGAAATTCACCATTGATGACGGTTCTGGTAAAGATCGTACTATCGTAAGCGGTATAGCAAAATTTTATAATCCTGAAGAACTTATAGGCAAAGACGTTTGCTTCATTGCTAATCTAGCTCCACGTACACTTAAAGGTATTGAGAGTCAGGGTATGATTCTTTCTGCTGAGAATTTTGACGGCAACCTAAGTGTTACTACTATAGATAAAGTTGTAAAACCAGGGAGTGAAGTGAAATAA
- a CDS encoding alpha/beta hydrolase-fold protein, translated as MKKTLIIILALFSLNTIIAQQSELPARTKAASTNIVGSDYPRIDDAGKVYFKVKIDGAESVKVSLDNTVLTKDSDGFWTGTTNPMSPGFYCYALKVNGVDMPDPLSETFWDAGHIFSCIDIPESNNNFYDIKDVPHGDVRSVWYKAKSTGEMRHAYIYTPPFYEKNTKSRYPVLYLLHGMNQDRRAWSQQGRANFILDNLIAEGKAKPMIIVMEDGGIAGISKNNKQHFWDAFCKTIISDVIPMVDSEYRTLTDREHRAIAGLSLGGAQTYQISQDNLDKFAYIGVFSAAPFGFSGIQSAYKGLLNKPDEFAKLVKVFFISQGSIEGDGAGRKIHLDLEKAGVKHIYYESPGTAHVFQTWRRSLKEFAPLLFK; from the coding sequence ATGAAAAAGACACTAATTATTATTCTAGCGTTATTTTCGCTTAATACGATAATTGCGCAACAGTCAGAACTTCCAGCAAGAACAAAAGCAGCATCAACCAATATAGTCGGTTCTGATTATCCACGTATAGATGATGCCGGTAAAGTCTATTTTAAGGTTAAAATTGATGGAGCAGAAAGTGTGAAGGTAAGTCTTGACAATACTGTGCTAACAAAGGATAGCGATGGCTTCTGGACAGGTACGACTAATCCAATGAGTCCTGGTTTCTATTGTTATGCATTAAAAGTTAATGGAGTAGATATGCCAGACCCATTGAGTGAGACATTCTGGGATGCAGGTCATATTTTCAGTTGTATTGATATACCCGAAAGCAATAATAACTTTTATGATATAAAAGATGTACCTCATGGTGATGTACGTTCTGTATGGTATAAGGCAAAGTCGACAGGAGAAATGCGCCACGCCTATATTTATACTCCTCCTTTTTATGAAAAGAATACCAAAAGTCGTTACCCTGTACTTTATTTACTCCATGGAATGAATCAAGATCGCAGGGCATGGTCGCAACAGGGTAGGGCAAACTTTATTTTGGATAATCTTATTGCGGAAGGAAAGGCTAAGCCAATGATTATTGTGATGGAAGACGGTGGAATTGCAGGCATATCAAAAAACAACAAACAGCATTTTTGGGATGCCTTCTGCAAAACAATTATCAGTGATGTAATACCTATGGTAGATAGTGAATATCGCACATTGACAGATCGTGAACACAGAGCTATAGCAGGACTCTCTTTAGGTGGTGCACAAACATATCAGATATCTCAAGACAATCTTGACAAGTTTGCTTATATAGGTGTTTTCAGTGCAGCTCCATTTGGCTTTTCTGGTATTCAATCTGCATATAAAGGTTTGCTTAATAAACCTGATGAATTTGCAAAGTTAGTAAAAGTGTTTTTTATCAGTCAAGGTTCGATTGAAGGTGATGGAGCAGGTCGCAAGATACACCTTGATTTGGAAAAAGCAGGTGTAAAACATATATATTATGAATCACCAGGAACAGCGCATGTTTTTCAAACATGGCGAAGGAGTCTTAAAGAGTTCGCCCCATTGTTATTTAAATAA
- a CDS encoding pyridoxamine 5'-phosphate oxidase family protein has protein sequence MKATAKFLMTLALFMATTTLSAQNTEKVSPTEVMNYLQECGVFFLATVEADQPHVRPFSAVTVYENHLYFLTGKKKDVFKQLKVNGKFEICGLKRNGTEWIRITGRLINDDRVEAKQFMLDKNPGNKMYSATDNNTAVLYIQDGTATYYSFASAPRTVKF, from the coding sequence ATGAAAGCAACAGCAAAATTTCTTATGACATTAGCTTTATTTATGGCTACAACAACATTAAGTGCTCAGAATACTGAGAAAGTGAGTCCTACAGAAGTAATGAATTATCTACAGGAATGTGGCGTTTTTTTTCTTGCGACAGTGGAAGCAGACCAGCCTCATGTACGTCCATTCAGTGCTGTAACAGTGTACGAAAATCATTTGTATTTTTTGACAGGAAAGAAAAAGGATGTATTCAAACAACTGAAAGTGAATGGCAAATTTGAGATTTGCGGTTTGAAAAGGAACGGTACGGAATGGATACGTATAACGGGTAGACTTATCAACGATGATCGTGTTGAAGCTAAACAATTTATGCTCGACAAGAATCCAGGCAATAAAATGTATTCAGCTACAGATAATAATACTGCTGTACTTTATATTCAAGATGGAACCGCAACATATTATTCATTCGCATCAGCGCCAAGAACTGTAAAATTCTGA
- a CDS encoding YifB family Mg chelatase-like AAA ATPase — translation MLVKTYCAAVNGLEATIVTIEVSITRGTFYHLTGLADEAVRESHDRIVAALLNNGYKFPVADITVNMAPADIRKEGSGYDLPLAIGILAANGNIKSDSLNDYMLIGELGLDGKLQPVRGALPIAIKARAEHYKGLIVPKQNIKEAAVVNNINVYGMENIVDVINFFNGEQNFEPTVIDTRKEFYEHQSEFEFDFSDVRGQENVKRALEVAAAGGHNLAMIGPPGSGKSMMAKRLPSILPPLSLAESLETTQVHSVAGKLGKNMSLISQRPFRSPHHTISQVALVGGGINPQPGEISLAHNGVLFADELPEFSKSTLEVLRQPLEDRKITISRAKYTVEFPCSFMFVASMNPCPCGYYGDPTHHCVCTPGQIQHYMNKISGPLLDRIDIQIEISPVPFKDISKTAPGESSKYIRERVIKARKRQEERYKGYKGIHCNAQMSERMIHQFAEPDSQGMELLRMAMERLNLSARAYNRILKVARTIADLEDYDNVQPQHLGEAISYRNLDRGDWAERG, via the coding sequence TTGTTAGTAAAGACTTATTGTGCTGCAGTCAACGGACTGGAAGCCACCATCGTAACTATAGAAGTAAGCATTACAAGAGGAACTTTTTATCATCTCACAGGACTTGCTGATGAAGCTGTCAGAGAAAGTCATGACCGTATTGTTGCAGCATTGCTCAACAATGGTTATAAATTTCCGGTAGCTGACATAACGGTAAACATGGCACCTGCTGATATACGAAAGGAAGGCAGTGGATATGATTTGCCTCTGGCTATAGGTATATTAGCAGCGAATGGCAATATTAAATCGGATAGTCTCAATGACTATATGCTTATTGGTGAGTTGGGACTAGATGGTAAACTGCAACCTGTACGTGGAGCTCTTCCTATTGCGATAAAGGCACGTGCAGAACATTATAAGGGTCTGATAGTACCAAAACAAAATATTAAAGAAGCTGCTGTCGTAAACAATATAAACGTGTACGGTATGGAAAATATCGTAGACGTCATTAATTTTTTTAACGGCGAACAAAATTTTGAACCAACTGTCATAGATACCCGTAAAGAATTTTATGAACATCAGAGTGAATTTGAATTTGATTTTTCAGATGTACGCGGTCAAGAAAACGTAAAACGCGCTTTGGAGGTTGCAGCTGCCGGTGGACATAACTTAGCCATGATTGGACCTCCCGGAAGCGGTAAATCAATGATGGCAAAGAGATTGCCATCTATTCTTCCACCACTTTCTTTAGCAGAAAGTCTAGAAACGACTCAAGTACATTCGGTAGCAGGCAAGTTGGGTAAAAACATGTCACTGATATCACAACGTCCTTTCCGTTCACCTCACCATACGATATCACAAGTAGCTCTTGTTGGCGGTGGTATAAATCCTCAACCCGGAGAGATTTCACTAGCCCACAATGGGGTATTATTTGCAGACGAACTACCAGAGTTCAGCAAATCCACTCTAGAAGTATTACGACAACCACTAGAAGATCGGAAGATAACGATCTCACGAGCTAAATATACAGTAGAATTCCCGTGTTCATTCATGTTTGTTGCATCAATGAATCCTTGTCCTTGTGGATATTACGGAGACCCAACCCATCATTGTGTCTGCACTCCGGGGCAGATTCAACACTATATGAATAAAATAAGTGGTCCACTACTCGACCGTATAGATATCCAGATTGAGATTTCTCCTGTTCCTTTCAAGGACATATCAAAGACAGCTCCAGGAGAAAGCAGTAAATATATACGTGAACGGGTAATAAAAGCCAGAAAGAGACAAGAAGAGAGATATAAGGGTTATAAAGGTATACATTGCAATGCTCAGATGAGTGAACGAATGATTCATCAATTTGCAGAACCGGATAGTCAAGGTATGGAACTTTTACGTATGGCCATGGAACGTCTTAACCTTTCGGCAAGAGCTTACAACCGAATTCTGAAGGTAGCCAGAACAATTGCCGACTTAGAGGATTACGACAATGTACAGCCTCAACATCTGGGCGAAGCCATAAGCTACCGTAATCTTGACCGTGGTGATTGGGCAGAACGTGGATGA